Proteins encoded by one window of Persephonella sp.:
- the fliE gene encoding flagellar hook-basal body complex protein FliE translates to MRIEGLQDFGQLTTQKKENKEAGSFGELLQEFVADVNKDLKNAKQAEKLIAEGKVENLENLMYQIAKSDISLRLITEIRNKALESYQEIMRMQV, encoded by the coding sequence ATGAGAATTGAAGGACTTCAGGATTTTGGACAGCTTACCACACAGAAAAAAGAGAACAAAGAAGCCGGATCGTTTGGTGAGCTTCTTCAAGAGTTTGTTGCTGATGTTAACAAGGATCTGAAAAATGCAAAACAGGCAGAAAAGCTTATAGCAGAAGGTAAAGTTGAAAATCTTGAAAATCTGATGTATCAGATCGCCAAATCTGACATATCATTAAGGCTTATCACAGAGATAAGAAACAAAGCCCTTGAAAGCTATCAAGAAATAATGAGAATGCAGGTATAA
- the flgC gene encoding flagellar basal body rod protein FlgC: MIFKGLETAVTGMAAQRIRIDISSSNLANINSTRAENGQPYRRKVPVFQAILDKESGVYQVRVAKVLPDPSPYKMKYDPKHPDAGPDGYVRLPNVDPLREMVDMMSAIRTYEANLTAFNTHKDMLIKSLELIRV, translated from the coding sequence ATGATATTTAAAGGTCTTGAAACGGCTGTAACAGGAATGGCAGCCCAGAGAATAAGGATTGATATATCATCTTCAAACCTTGCCAACATAAACTCAACAAGGGCTGAGAACGGACAACCTTACAGAAGAAAGGTGCCTGTTTTTCAGGCTATCTTAGACAAAGAATCTGGTGTTTATCAGGTAAGGGTTGCTAAGGTTTTGCCTGACCCTTCCCCGTATAAAATGAAATACGATCCTAAACACCCAGATGCCGGTCCAGACGGTTACGTCAGGCTACCAAATGTTGATCCTCTGAGGGAAATGGTAGATATGATGTCTGCAATCAGAACCTATGAGGCAAATCTGACAGCGTTTAATACCCACAAAGATATGCTTATAAAAAGCCTTGAATTAATAAGAGTTTAA
- a CDS encoding tetratricopeptide repeat protein, producing the protein MLRFNALVLLLILIFSFSHPEENLMEKDRKKVYTKQEIEVLEEKYKLAVTMYKNGSYYSALNLITKILSDRENPFYGKALFLAAKIYLHLGVKTGLKEFLQKAMYYLNTYSYTVKDPYNWEFYYIKGNIYENLFMYEMAMASYKMAFSMADDPKKQFKTVVAILRTAAWLKRMDIVTRYIVLVNLEQLSETEKKEFEFVKGLVEFRKGNYKEAIKYLLPVYKNYEEFLIENPEYYLIVGENAYRIGSYDFAKKIFRRIVSIVKDESVIRRAFLRLGDIALKKGDKILAFNYYYQLLKKYPRSKEATVAKLKLIALSRKDKEILARLLVSKDKDFEDPLPFVLKTLVSNRNNYVGFFALADFGFLVMNTKSEKLFDKLTWELSLVNVSRLRYEHKEFLNNLWKPEIEKLKSFRVCKLFVSNEKFFYDVFDRETIEFFYTGMKKCGKYDIALNISKFLVKKWKDDRSYIFLSDAYYNLGNYKKSLKVLNSIKNKSCQYYILLTKNYIFLKKVNTNLPAQLERHCSKENVEKSVLEAFVYAETGNVKKALQIVQEVKEEFPEYYKNTVIGKIFLRKFVYILFEKKKYDKALKILLPLSEKLKKDCDINSWIVVASVRIGDEGLINKFSERIKSCNTEWSIVAKNIYENYKVIRGIK; encoded by the coding sequence ATGTTAAGGTTTAACGCTCTTGTTTTACTGCTGATCTTGATCTTTAGCTTTTCCCACCCTGAAGAAAACCTAATGGAAAAAGACAGAAAAAAGGTATACACAAAACAAGAGATAGAGGTGTTGGAGGAAAAGTATAAACTTGCCGTTACCATGTATAAAAACGGCTCATACTACTCAGCCTTAAACCTTATCACAAAAATCCTATCAGATAGAGAAAATCCTTTCTACGGTAAAGCTCTTTTTCTCGCAGCAAAAATCTATCTCCATCTGGGTGTTAAAACAGGCTTAAAAGAGTTTCTCCAAAAAGCTATGTATTATCTAAACACATACTCATACACTGTAAAAGATCCTTACAACTGGGAATTTTACTACATAAAAGGAAATATATATGAAAACCTGTTTATGTATGAGATGGCAATGGCTTCTTACAAAATGGCTTTTTCTATGGCAGATGATCCTAAAAAGCAGTTTAAAACGGTGGTGGCTATTCTCAGGACAGCAGCATGGCTGAAAAGAATGGATATAGTTACAAGATATATTGTTCTCGTAAATCTTGAACAGCTTTCAGAAACGGAAAAAAAGGAGTTTGAGTTTGTTAAAGGTCTTGTTGAGTTCAGAAAAGGAAATTACAAGGAAGCTATAAAATATCTACTGCCTGTTTATAAAAATTATGAGGAGTTTCTCATAGAAAATCCTGAATATTACCTTATTGTCGGTGAAAATGCTTACAGAATAGGAAGTTATGATTTTGCAAAAAAGATTTTCAGAAGGATAGTCAGTATTGTAAAAGATGAATCTGTTATAAGAAGAGCATTTTTAAGACTGGGTGATATAGCCTTGAAAAAAGGAGACAAAATTCTCGCCTTTAACTACTACTACCAGCTTTTAAAAAAATACCCCAGGTCTAAAGAAGCAACGGTGGCAAAACTAAAACTTATAGCCCTCAGCAGAAAGGATAAAGAGATCTTAGCAAGACTTCTTGTCTCTAAAGACAAAGATTTTGAAGATCCTTTACCTTTTGTCCTGAAAACTCTGGTATCAAACAGGAACAACTATGTGGGATTTTTCGCCCTTGCAGACTTTGGTTTTCTTGTAATGAACACAAAATCAGAAAAGCTTTTTGACAAATTAACATGGGAACTTTCACTTGTAAATGTCAGCAGGCTTAGATATGAACATAAGGAGTTTTTAAATAATCTCTGGAAGCCTGAGATCGAGAAGCTCAAAAGCTTTAGGGTTTGCAAGCTCTTTGTCTCAAATGAAAAATTTTTCTATGATGTTTTTGATAGGGAAACCATAGAGTTTTTTTACACAGGTATGAAAAAGTGCGGTAAATACGACATAGCTCTGAATATTTCAAAATTTCTTGTAAAAAAATGGAAAGATGATAGATCTTACATTTTTCTGTCAGACGCATACTACAACCTTGGAAATTACAAAAAGTCCCTTAAAGTCTTAAATAGTATAAAAAATAAAAGCTGTCAGTATTATATACTTCTAACAAAGAACTACATATTCCTTAAAAAAGTAAATACTAATCTACCAGCACAGCTGGAGAGGCACTGTTCCAAAGAAAATGTAGAAAAAAGCGTCCTTGAAGCTTTTGTTTATGCAGAAACAGGGAATGTAAAAAAGGCTTTACAGATTGTGCAGGAGGTGAAAGAGGAGTTTCCTGAATATTACAAAAACACAGTCATTGGAAAGATATTTCTCAGAAAATTTGTGTATATCCTTTTTGAAAAAAAGAAATACGATAAAGCTCTAAAGATATTACTGCCCCTTTCCGAAAAACTTAAAAAGGACTGCGATATTAATAGCTGGATAGTTGTAGCCTCAGTGAGAATAGGAGATGAAGGTTTGATAAACAAATTCTCTGAAAGGATAAAAAGTTGCAACACAGAGTGGAGTATTGTAGCAAAAAACATTTATGAAAACTACAAAGTTATAAGAGGTATAAAATAA
- the flgB gene encoding flagellar basal body rod protein FlgB, which yields MGELFSHIDVLEEKASFFLERTKVIQGNIANADTPFYKPIDLKFEKILTQQVKLKLTHPKHLDPFPEKKIKIEKFYTKNFAGYDQNRVNVEEELAKLAESSIMYKTLLESMKKEMAKLKYAISGR from the coding sequence ATGGGTGAGCTTTTTTCCCATATAGATGTTCTTGAAGAAAAAGCTTCCTTCTTCCTTGAAAGAACGAAGGTTATTCAGGGAAACATTGCAAATGCAGACACCCCTTTTTATAAGCCGATTGATCTAAAGTTTGAAAAAATATTGACCCAGCAGGTAAAGCTAAAATTGACACACCCTAAACATTTAGATCCTTTCCCTGAAAAAAAGATCAAAATTGAGAAGTTTTACACAAAAAACTTTGCAGGTTATGATCAAAACAGGGTTAATGTTGAGGAAGAACTTGCTAAGCTTGCAGAAAGCTCAATAATGTACAAAACCCTTCTTGAATCGATGAAAAAAGAGATGGCAAAGCTGAAATACGCCATCTCCGGTAGATAA